The Indicator indicator isolate 239-I01 chromosome 22, UM_Iind_1.1, whole genome shotgun sequence genome includes a window with the following:
- the LOC128974488 gene encoding interferon-induced protein with tetratricopeptide repeats 5-like, protein MGADSKDSLKSSLLQLKCYFTWSLLKQDVELDDLEEKIDHQVEFFTKSRLTIYNLLSYICHLNNSKEKALANLQKAEEEVKRHHPDEIARRSLVTWGNYAWIYYHMGRYEEAQLYVSKVENSCKKLPGASRWKAQLPEIYAEEGWALLKFGKKYYERARTCFENALQGEPNNLEFSAGYAITVYRLESPFKSHSQALRLLKRAAELDPENTFIVVLLALKLQDVKRTEEGERYIEEALKQTPAVPYTLRYAAKFYRRKGEVDKAVELLRKALAVTPNPAILHHQLAVCYRSELAQLREAVRHPPEEQVDKLIQLSISHFKTAVEKNPKFFYSHIDLAKMYIEANRYEEAEETFQKAFQINILSHGDKQELHYFYGNFKYFQMKEESEAIEHYLEGLKSRKGYYYFAKCKNALRMLLEQRIQGGSTDAADFGRLGLVHHLCGETHQAIQCYEQALALQPDHQDYLSALCELRLSISS, encoded by the exons atGGG tgctgaTTCCAAGGATTCCCTGAAGAGTTCCCTGCTGCAGCTAAAATGTTATTTCACATGGTCTTTGCTGAAGCAAGAtgtggaacttgatgatctagAGGAGAAGATAGACCACCAGGTTGAATTTTTCACAAAGTCCAGGCTCACCATTTATAACCTGCTCTCCTATATATGTCACCTGAATAATTCAAAGGAGAAAGCCCTGGCAAACCTCCAAAAAGCTGAAGAAGAAGTGAAAAGACATCACCCAGATGAAATTGCCAGGAGAAGCCTTGTCACCTGGGGGAACTATGCCTGGATCTATTACCACATGGGGAGGTATGAGGAAGCTCAATTGTACGTAAGCAAAGTGGAAAACAGCTGCAAAAAGCTTCCAGGAGCTTCTCGCTGGAAGGCTCAGCTTCCTGAGATCTATGCTGAGGAAGGATGGGCACTCTTgaagtttggaaaaaaatactatGAGAGAGCAAGGACTTGCTTTGAAAATGCTCTGCAGGGTGAACCAAACAACCTGGAGTTCAGTGCTGGCTATGCAATCACAGTGTACCGCTTGGAAAGCCCTTTCAAGAGTCACAGCCAGGCCCTCAGGCTCCTGAAGCGTGcagcagaactggacccagagaaCACTTTCATTGTGGTCTTACTTGCATTAAAACTTCAGGATGTGAAGAGGACTGAGGAAGGGGAGAGGTACATTGAGGAAGCACTGAAGCAAACTCCTGCTGTGCCTTACACCCTGCGGTACGCTGCCAAGTTCtacagaaggaaaggagaagtggACAAGGCAGTGGAGCTTCTGAGAAAGGCCCTTGCAGTGACACCAAACCCTGCCATCCTGCATCACCAGCTGGCAGTCTGCTACAGATCAGAGCTGGCTCAGCTGAGAGAGGCTGTGAGACACCCACCTGAAGAGCAAGTGGATAAACTCATCCAGCTTTCCATCTCCCATTTTAAAACAGCcgtagaaaaaaaccccaaatttttTTATAGCCACATTGACCTGGCAAAGATGTATATAGAAGCAAACAGGtatgaagaagcagaagagaccTTCCAGAAAGCATTTCAGATAAATATTCTATCTCATGGTGACAAACAAGAACTCCACTACTTCTATGGGAATTTTAAGTACTTTCAGATGAAAGAAGAATCTgaagccattgagcactaccTAGAAGggctgaaaagcagaaaaggttATTACTACTTTGCCAAGTGCAAAAATGCTCTGAGGATGCTGTTAGAGCAGAGAATTCAGGGTGGTTCAACAGATGCAGCAGATTTTGGCAGACTTGGACTTGTGCATCATCTCTGTGGTGAGACACATCAAGCAATTCAGTGCTATGAGCAAGCCCTTGCACTGCAACCTGACCACCAAGACTATTTGAGTGCTTTATGTGAGCTACGACTTTCCATCTCCAGCTAA